One window from the genome of Natrialba magadii ATCC 43099 encodes:
- the moaA gene encoding GTP 3',8-cyclase MoaA, whose product MLTDEFGREVTGVRVSLTDRCNFDCVYCHNEGLGDTRGPMDPQDDEMETDDVVRFLEVAAEFDVDAVKFTGGEPMLRQDLTEIIERTPEQMEVSLTTNGTFLPGRAEELVDAGLDRVNVSQDALDPEDFAAVTKSGAYDKVLEGVDAALEAGLDPVKLNMVVFEHTAGYVPEMVDHVAENEGLQLQLIEYMPELTGRPEWNIDIQRVHDWLAEQAAEIEHREMHDRKRYWIESDDGVDSEGDDGDENSSGRGMVEIVDPVENPTFCANCHRVRVTHEGYLKGCLNRNDDLKPMGEMTKPKIREAFREVVANRVPYYGEYMIRNGDGEWEVNDKYIEGYAQS is encoded by the coding sequence ATGCTCACCGACGAGTTCGGGCGCGAGGTGACCGGGGTTCGCGTCTCGCTCACCGATCGGTGTAACTTTGACTGCGTCTACTGTCACAACGAGGGCCTCGGCGACACTCGCGGACCGATGGATCCACAGGACGACGAGATGGAAACCGACGACGTCGTCCGGTTTCTCGAGGTGGCTGCCGAGTTCGACGTCGACGCCGTCAAGTTCACTGGTGGCGAGCCAATGCTTCGCCAGGACCTGACGGAGATCATCGAACGCACCCCCGAACAGATGGAAGTCTCGCTGACGACGAACGGCACGTTTCTCCCCGGCCGTGCCGAGGAACTGGTCGACGCCGGCCTCGACCGGGTCAACGTCTCCCAGGACGCACTCGACCCCGAGGACTTCGCCGCCGTCACGAAAAGCGGCGCGTACGACAAGGTACTCGAGGGCGTCGACGCTGCACTCGAGGCGGGACTGGATCCGGTCAAGCTCAACATGGTCGTTTTCGAGCACACGGCGGGCTACGTGCCGGAGATGGTCGACCACGTCGCCGAGAACGAGGGGCTGCAACTCCAGTTGATCGAGTACATGCCCGAGCTGACGGGTCGGCCGGAGTGGAACATCGATATCCAGCGCGTTCACGACTGGCTGGCCGAGCAGGCCGCCGAAATCGAGCACCGAGAGATGCACGACCGGAAACGGTACTGGATCGAGAGCGACGACGGCGTCGACAGCGAGGGTGATGATGGAGACGAGAACAGCAGTGGCCGCGGCATGGTCGAAATCGTCGACCCCGTCGAGAACCCGACATTCTGTGCGAACTGCCACCGGGTTCGGGTCACCCACGAGGGCTACCTGAAGGGCTGTCTCAACCGGAACGACGACCTCAAACCGATGGGCGAGATGACCAAACCCAAGATCCGCGAGGCGTTCCGAGAGGTCGTCGCGAATCGCGTTCCGTACTACGGCGAGTACATGATCCGAAACGGCGACGGCGAGTGGGAAGTCAACGACAAATACATCGAAGGATACGCACAGAGCTGA
- a CDS encoding DoxX family protein, giving the protein MGHRHCHRHRHRRRRRRRRRRIRLASVFVLSLLILAPSRVSAHEEYVVDDEEDVALGEFFSEALSDPHVIGPLVAGALAVALLVGGYLLVRPFQRDLAAFRFAMREYIEYVPWLLRISLGIPLIGAGFSGYFISPALEFDLRLLQIALGFLLLFGLATRVVALVGLATRVVGVVIWPTLLLQLEFVGGLAAIALLGSGQPSADHVLQRVAGSPGTVYRRLDPVHERARGFQARIDPYERYLPAVVRVGLGATFIYLGVTQKLLQPGLALAVVDRYDLTAVIPASPELWVMGAGLAEAGLGIAIILGFFTRASAAAALAMFSLTLFALPDDPVLAHVALFGMASVLLITGGGPYALDSRLERLEADTDAETADATPTEATQARG; this is encoded by the coding sequence ATGGGGCATCGCCATTGCCACCGGCATCGCCATCGCCGTCGCCGTCGCCGTCGCCGTCGCCGGATACGCCTCGCAAGCGTATTCGTCCTCTCCCTCCTCATTCTGGCACCCAGCCGCGTCAGCGCACACGAGGAGTACGTCGTCGACGACGAGGAAGACGTCGCTCTCGGCGAGTTCTTCTCAGAAGCACTTTCCGATCCGCACGTCATCGGACCGCTCGTCGCCGGCGCGCTCGCCGTCGCACTTCTGGTCGGCGGTTACCTCCTCGTCCGCCCCTTCCAGCGAGACCTCGCAGCATTTCGATTCGCCATGCGGGAGTACATCGAGTACGTTCCCTGGCTCTTGCGCATCTCGCTCGGAATTCCACTTATCGGCGCCGGCTTCAGCGGCTACTTCATCTCACCCGCACTCGAGTTCGACCTCCGACTCCTCCAGATCGCGCTCGGATTTCTCCTCCTCTTCGGCCTCGCGACTCGCGTCGTCGCACTCGTCGGCCTCGCGACTCGCGTCGTCGGCGTGGTGATCTGGCCAACGCTCCTGTTGCAACTCGAGTTCGTTGGCGGACTGGCGGCCATTGCGTTGCTCGGGAGCGGGCAGCCGAGCGCGGATCACGTCCTTCAGCGGGTTGCCGGCTCGCCGGGGACGGTCTACAGACGACTCGATCCGGTACACGAACGCGCACGGGGGTTTCAGGCGCGGATCGATCCCTACGAGCGGTACCTGCCGGCGGTCGTCCGGGTCGGGCTTGGAGCGACGTTCATCTATCTGGGTGTGACCCAGAAACTCCTTCAGCCGGGACTCGCGCTCGCGGTCGTGGACCGGTACGACCTCACGGCCGTTATTCCGGCCAGTCCGGAGCTGTGGGTGATGGGTGCTGGGCTGGCCGAAGCGGGGCTCGGAATCGCGATCATTCTGGGCTTTTTCACGCGTGCGAGCGCTGCTGCTGCGCTTGCAATGTTCTCGCTGACGCTGTTTGCGCTGCCGGACGATCCGGTGCTCGCCCACGTCGCGCTGTTCGGGATGGCCTCTGTGCTGCTCATCACTGGTGGCGGGCCGTACGCGCTCGACAGTCGACTCGAGCGGCTCGAAGCCGACACTGACGCCGAGACGGCGGATGCAACGCCGACCGAGGCAACACAGGCTCGTGGCTGA
- a CDS encoding RtcB family protein, protein MSNDTFDADGITLEQVREYVWEIPQEGDMRVPARVLASEALLEEIKEDKTLEQITNTTHLPGITTNAICMPDGHQGYGFPVGGVGALDAENGCISPGAVGYDINCGVRMMRTNLTYDELKGQEAELVDSLFANIPSGLGGGGVVEAGVDTVDEILARGVDWALENGHAVEDDLLHCEDEGMREGAKPEKVSQKAKDRGKNQIGSLGSGNHFLEVQRVTDIFDPEVGEAFGLEEDQIVVLIHCGSRGLGHQTCNDYLRKIEQQHQGLLDQLPDKELAAAPAGSQLAEDYYGAMNAAINFAWVNRQLIMHRTRQVFERVFDRSWESMEMDLLYDVAHNIAKKEMHEVDGEERELYVHRKGATRAFPAGHPEVPKAYRDVGQPVIIPGSMGAGNYVLRGGENSMDLTFGSTAHGAGRLMSRTQAKNEFWGGDVQDELEEQEQIYVKAQSGATVAEEAPGVYKDVDEVVRVSDELGIGDKVARTFPVCNIKG, encoded by the coding sequence ATGAGCAACGACACGTTCGACGCCGACGGCATCACGCTCGAGCAAGTGCGTGAGTACGTCTGGGAGATACCACAGGAGGGGGACATGCGTGTTCCCGCGCGAGTGCTTGCCAGCGAGGCTCTGCTGGAGGAAATCAAGGAAGACAAGACACTCGAACAGATCACAAACACGACCCACCTGCCGGGGATTACCACCAACGCGATCTGTATGCCCGACGGCCACCAGGGCTACGGCTTCCCCGTTGGCGGGGTCGGCGCGCTGGACGCCGAGAACGGCTGCATCTCGCCGGGAGCTGTCGGCTATGATATCAATTGCGGCGTCCGGATGATGCGCACAAATCTGACGTACGACGAACTCAAGGGTCAAGAAGCGGAACTCGTCGACTCACTATTTGCAAACATTCCGTCAGGTCTGGGTGGTGGCGGCGTCGTCGAAGCCGGCGTCGACACCGTCGACGAGATCCTCGCCCGTGGCGTCGACTGGGCACTCGAGAACGGCCACGCAGTCGAGGACGATCTCCTGCACTGCGAGGACGAGGGGATGCGTGAGGGTGCCAAGCCGGAGAAAGTGAGCCAGAAGGCCAAGGATCGCGGGAAGAACCAGATCGGTTCGCTTGGCTCCGGAAATCACTTCCTCGAAGTCCAGCGCGTGACGGACATCTTTGACCCCGAAGTCGGCGAGGCGTTCGGACTCGAGGAAGACCAGATCGTCGTCCTGATCCACTGTGGCTCGCGCGGGCTGGGCCACCAGACGTGTAACGACTACCTTCGTAAGATCGAGCAACAGCATCAGGGCCTGCTGGACCAGTTGCCGGACAAGGAACTGGCTGCAGCGCCCGCGGGCTCACAGCTCGCCGAGGACTACTACGGTGCGATGAACGCGGCGATCAACTTCGCGTGGGTCAACCGTCAGCTGATTATGCACCGCACGCGGCAGGTGTTCGAGCGCGTCTTCGACCGCTCGTGGGAGTCGATGGAGATGGATCTGCTGTACGACGTGGCACACAACATTGCGAAGAAGGAGATGCACGAAGTCGATGGAGAAGAGCGCGAACTCTACGTCCACCGCAAGGGTGCAACGCGCGCGTTCCCCGCTGGCCACCCCGAGGTCCCGAAAGCATATCGCGACGTCGGCCAGCCGGTCATCATCCCCGGCAGCATGGGCGCGGGCAACTACGTTCTCCGCGGCGGCGAGAACTCTATGGACCTCACGTTCGGCTCCACCGCCCACGGCGCGGGGCGGCTGATGAGTCGTACCCAGGCGAAAAACGAGTTCTGGGGCGGCGACGTACAGGACGAACTCGAGGAGCAGGAGCAGATTTACGTGAAGGCACAGTCGGGTGCGACGGTGGCCGAGGAAGCGCCGGGCGTCTACAAGGACGTCGACGAGGTCGTCCGTGTCTCGGACGAGTTGGGTATCGGCGACAAGGTTGCGCGGACGTTCCCGGTCTGTAACATCAAGGGATAG